In Phyllobacterium zundukense, the following are encoded in one genomic region:
- a CDS encoding glycosyltransferase — translation MIELSSVAAETDFEITICVVIFKPDRIVLEKTLESLRGALERMSPCKAKLYIVDNSPGVPEHDWLRAILRGFTFEIIAGHGNVGFGKANNMVLDRVGKLHLVLNPDVEMEPAALERGLAFMTENPDCGLVTPEAFNPDGSKQYLCKRYPAVFDLLLRGFAPSWIKAFFRERLQRYEMRDQIIDTVAWDPPIVSGCFMLFRGGVFQKLNGFDSRYLLYFEDFDISLRTGKIARIAYVPAVRIVHGGGHAARKGLWHIWQFARSALIFYTTYPLKLF, via the coding sequence ATGATTGAATTGAGCAGCGTTGCCGCAGAAACAGATTTTGAAATTACGATCTGTGTCGTCATCTTCAAACCCGACCGGATAGTGCTTGAAAAAACACTTGAAAGCCTCCGCGGCGCACTTGAGCGTATGTCGCCGTGCAAGGCCAAGCTCTATATCGTCGACAACTCGCCCGGTGTTCCCGAGCATGATTGGTTGCGCGCAATATTGCGGGGTTTCACATTCGAGATAATCGCGGGGCACGGGAACGTCGGTTTCGGCAAGGCGAACAATATGGTTCTGGATCGGGTTGGCAAGCTCCATCTTGTGCTCAATCCAGACGTTGAAATGGAGCCTGCAGCCCTGGAGCGTGGACTGGCGTTCATGACGGAAAACCCAGACTGTGGCCTTGTGACACCCGAGGCGTTTAACCCGGACGGCAGCAAACAGTACCTTTGCAAGCGATATCCTGCGGTTTTTGACCTGCTCTTGCGCGGGTTTGCCCCGAGCTGGATCAAGGCGTTTTTTCGTGAGCGGCTACAAAGGTACGAGATGCGCGACCAGATCATCGATACTGTTGCCTGGGATCCGCCGATCGTCAGCGGATGCTTCATGCTCTTTCGCGGCGGTGTTTTTCAAAAGTTGAACGGCTTCGATTCGCGTTATCTGCTCTACTTTGAAGATTTCGACATTTCGCTTCGCACAGGCAAAATAGCGCGTATCGCTTACGTGCCAGCGGTCAGGATCGTCCATGGAGGCGGACACGCCGCACGCAAAGGTTTATGGCATATCTGGCAGTTCGCGCGCTCAGCATTGATATTCTACACGACTTATCCGCTAAAACTTTTTTGA